The proteins below are encoded in one region of Candidatus Margulisiibacteriota bacterium:
- a CDS encoding phosphoglycerate kinase, which translates to MVHNKKSVRDLSKNELAGQRILARVDFNVPLQDGVIQDDTRIQAALPTIKYLLDNGVKSLVLMSHLGDPKKDLKKAREKAEKEGKPFDEKAFSAGKHKMRPVAEHLAKLLGRPVQLAPAAFGVETDALVKALPDGGILMLENTRFHPEETSKEAGEREVMAKELAKYGDLYVNDAFGTAHRAHASTETITHYLPAVAGLLMEKEITYLTKAVDNPARPYVAIIGGAKVGSKIAVLQNLLTKVDTLVIGGGMAYTFFKALGYEVGKSLCEDEQIGTAQKIMADAKAQNVRLLLPVDTVVAADFANDAPSRVVSCTEIPADMEGLDIGPQTAARITAALQGAQTVVWNGPLGVFEFPNFAKGTFAVAKAVAESGALTIIGGGDSVSAVNKSGLAARMSHISTGGGASLEFLEGRELPGIAALQNK; encoded by the coding sequence TTGGTGCACAATAAAAAATCCGTAAGAGACTTGAGCAAAAATGAGCTGGCCGGCCAAAGAATTTTGGCGCGGGTCGATTTCAATGTGCCGCTGCAAGACGGCGTGATACAGGATGACACGCGCATTCAGGCGGCGCTGCCGACTATTAAATATTTGCTGGACAACGGCGTCAAGTCGCTGGTGCTGATGTCGCATCTCGGTGATCCGAAAAAAGACCTTAAAAAAGCCAGGGAAAAAGCGGAAAAAGAAGGTAAGCCGTTTGACGAAAAAGCTTTCAGCGCGGGCAAACATAAAATGCGGCCGGTGGCGGAGCATTTAGCCAAATTACTGGGACGGCCGGTGCAGCTGGCGCCCGCGGCTTTTGGCGTGGAGACGGACGCTCTGGTCAAAGCCCTGCCGGATGGCGGGATACTGATGCTGGAGAACACCCGTTTTCACCCTGAAGAAACAAGCAAAGAGGCGGGCGAGCGCGAGGTCATGGCCAAAGAACTGGCCAAATACGGCGACCTGTACGTCAATGACGCGTTCGGCACGGCGCACCGCGCGCACGCTTCGACGGAAACCATCACGCATTATTTGCCGGCTGTGGCCGGACTGCTTATGGAAAAAGAGATCACCTATCTGACCAAGGCCGTAGACAACCCCGCGCGGCCGTATGTTGCGATCATCGGTGGCGCGAAAGTCGGCTCTAAGATCGCTGTGCTGCAAAATCTCCTGACCAAAGTTGACACGCTGGTTATCGGTGGCGGCATGGCTTATACTTTTTTTAAAGCGCTGGGCTACGAGGTCGGCAAATCTTTGTGCGAGGATGAGCAGATCGGCACCGCTCAAAAGATCATGGCCGACGCCAAAGCCCAAAATGTGAGATTGCTTTTGCCGGTAGACACTGTGGTCGCCGCTGATTTTGCCAATGACGCGCCGAGCCGGGTGGTGAGCTGCACAGAGATACCGGCGGATATGGAAGGTCTGGATATTGGGCCGCAGACCGCCGCCCGGATCACCGCCGCGCTTCAGGGCGCGCAAACCGTGGTCTGGAACGGTCCGCTGGGTGTTTTTGAATTTCCTAATTTCGCCAAAGGCACTTTTGCGGTGGCCAAAGCCGTGGCGGAAAGCGGCGCTTTGACGATTATCGGCGGCGGCGACTCTGTGTCGGCGGTCAATAAATCCGGTCTGGCTGCCAGAATGTCGCATATTTCCACTGGCGGCGGCGCGAGTTTGGAATTTTTGGAAGGCCGGGAACTGCCCGGCATTGCCGCGCTGCAAAACAAATAA
- a CDS encoding alanine--glyoxylate aminotransferase family protein has protein sequence MKKYVSELLMIPGPTPVPNQVALAGAREMMSHRSGPFKKLMLDLTAKLQVLLQTKNDVVVLSASGTGGMEAAVASCFCRGDRALIASVGNFGKRWVKLAKTYGLDVETLEYAYGQAVDPSAVKALLAKDTEKKIKGVFFQMNETSTAVLNDVEEIAKVVKAHGALIIVDAISGFLASDLKIDEWGLDVVITGSQKAFMLPPGLAVVAVSEKAKKALETSDLPHFYLSLKAALKQAAEGQTPYTPAIGLIYQLVEAVDLLTAEGLESILGRHERLMKAVRSALRSLGLKLLNENDNTASRAVTAVYPPDGLDADEIRKKMKDDWGITLANGQDELKGQIFRIGHLGFIDPKDVLAVIACLEIVLSQLGMPGIQWGKGVQAAQNILAKK, from the coding sequence ATGAAGAAATACGTTTCCGAATTATTGATGATACCCGGGCCGACGCCCGTGCCCAATCAGGTGGCTTTGGCCGGCGCCAGAGAAATGATGAGCCATCGTTCTGGCCCGTTCAAAAAATTGATGCTGGATCTGACCGCCAAATTGCAGGTTCTCCTGCAGACCAAAAATGATGTGGTGGTTTTGTCCGCTTCCGGCACAGGCGGCATGGAAGCGGCGGTGGCGAGCTGTTTCTGCAGGGGCGACAGGGCGTTGATCGCGTCCGTCGGCAATTTCGGCAAACGCTGGGTCAAGCTGGCGAAAACTTACGGCCTCGACGTGGAAACGCTGGAGTACGCTTACGGTCAGGCTGTCGATCCATCGGCGGTCAAGGCTCTGCTGGCCAAAGACACCGAGAAAAAGATCAAAGGCGTTTTCTTTCAAATGAATGAAACTTCGACGGCCGTGCTCAACGATGTCGAAGAGATAGCCAAAGTCGTCAAAGCTCACGGCGCGTTAATTATTGTAGACGCGATCTCCGGTTTTTTGGCTTCTGACCTCAAGATCGACGAATGGGGGCTGGACGTGGTCATTACCGGTTCGCAAAAAGCCTTCATGCTGCCGCCGGGGCTGGCTGTCGTGGCTGTTTCGGAAAAAGCTAAAAAAGCTCTGGAAACTTCCGATCTGCCGCATTTTTATCTAAGTTTAAAAGCCGCGCTCAAGCAGGCGGCGGAAGGCCAGACGCCCTACACGCCAGCGATCGGTTTGATCTATCAGCTGGTCGAGGCGGTCGATCTGCTGACGGCGGAAGGACTGGAATCTATCCTGGGGCGGCACGAGCGACTGATGAAAGCGGTGCGTTCCGCGCTACGCTCGCTGGGCTTGAAACTGCTCAACGAAAACGACAACACGGCTTCGCGCGCGGTGACCGCGGTGTATCCGCCGGACGGGTTAGACGCTGACGAGATCCGCAAAAAAATGAAAGACGATTGGGGTATCACGCTGGCTAACGGTCAGGACGAATTAAAAGGCCAGATTTTCCGCATCGGCCATCTGGGTTTTATTGATCCCAAAGATGTGCTGGCGGTGATCGCCTGTCTGGAAATAGTGTTGTCCCAGCTGGGTATGCCCGGCATTCAGTGGGGCAAGGGCGTGCAGGCCGCGCAGAATATTCTGGCCAAAAAATAA
- a CDS encoding copper resistance protein NlpE, whose amino-acid sequence MFIRKVLFCLLALVFLTGCKADFAKNLEQDAVGVFFGVLPAADDSGIATTLNIKNGEYTLSAKFVNKQKVPTVTQGRLVYVRKNVLQIGDSLYETRSSQELRLLDPQGKRIRSKLDYSLYEIWQ is encoded by the coding sequence ATGTTTATACGAAAGGTTTTGTTTTGTCTTCTAGCTTTGGTTTTTTTGACGGGCTGCAAAGCGGATTTTGCCAAAAATCTTGAGCAGGATGCTGTGGGTGTGTTTTTCGGCGTGTTGCCGGCGGCGGACGACAGCGGCATTGCCACGACGCTCAACATTAAAAACGGCGAATATACTTTGAGCGCCAAGTTTGTCAATAAGCAAAAAGTTCCAACCGTGACCCAGGGCCGGCTCGTCTATGTCCGCAAAAATGTTTTGCAGATCGGCGATTCTTTGTATGAGACGCGCAGCAGCCAGGAGCTGCGTCTGCTGGACCCGCAGGGCAAAAGAATTAGATCAAAGCTGGATTATTCGCTTTACGAAATCTGGCAATAA
- the lspA gene encoding signal peptidase II, with amino-acid sequence MLFFLTASFFLTALDFAAKRLALIYLKSGLEITLLPGVLKLIYGENTGAAFGILPAARWFLILLAALVLLVILWYVQKERCRSRLQYNGLIFIFAGALGNLIDRIFYGYVIDFINLPRWPTFNLADVFIDIGAALLIIYLLKSAEKEN; translated from the coding sequence ATGCTGTTTTTTTTAACCGCTTCATTTTTTTTGACCGCGCTGGATTTTGCCGCTAAAAGGCTGGCCTTGATCTATCTAAAAAGCGGGCTGGAAATCACGCTGCTGCCAGGCGTGCTCAAATTAATTTATGGCGAAAATACTGGCGCGGCTTTTGGCATTTTGCCGGCGGCGCGCTGGTTTTTGATCTTGCTGGCGGCATTGGTGCTGCTGGTCATTCTCTGGTATGTGCAAAAAGAACGCTGCCGCAGCCGGCTGCAGTACAACGGCTTGATCTTTATTTTTGCCGGCGCGCTGGGCAATCTCATCGACCGGATTTTTTACGGCTATGTGATTGATTTTATCAATCTGCCGCGCTGGCCGACTTTTAATCTGGCGGATGTTTTCATCGATATCGGCGCGGCGCTGCTGATTATCTATTTGCTGAAATCGGCGGAGAAAGAAAACTGA